Proteins encoded within one genomic window of Mycolicibacterium monacense:
- a CDS encoding magnesium transporter CorA family protein — protein sequence MGRVSDVWGRVWRNGEPQDDFEFSRISDCLVEPGTLVWADVYASDHAILKELAHELGLNEWAVEDAVAEAERTKATVYATHTFFTVYSVDTQVPESDTESALAIHRISAFVLPQGLITVRLSSDFDIDAVSARFDELGGQEFGVGALVHALLDTVVDSHFTAVQYLDDAIEEIEDALFSDSMPRGGLQRTTFQLRKDLVHLRRVVLPMREVVNSIQHRRLDARMSPELDPRYADLYDHVLRASEWTESLRDMITTVFETNLSLQDARLNMVMKKLTGWAAIIAVPTAITGFYGQNVMYPGIETVGGFLTSSAVIVLLVAILYVMFKRRDWL from the coding sequence ATGGGCCGGGTGAGCGACGTCTGGGGCCGGGTGTGGCGGAACGGTGAACCGCAGGACGACTTCGAGTTCTCCCGCATCTCCGACTGCCTCGTCGAGCCGGGGACCCTGGTGTGGGCCGACGTGTACGCCTCCGACCACGCCATCCTCAAAGAACTCGCCCACGAACTGGGTCTCAACGAGTGGGCCGTCGAGGACGCCGTCGCCGAGGCCGAGCGCACGAAGGCCACCGTCTACGCGACGCACACGTTCTTCACCGTCTACAGCGTCGACACCCAGGTGCCGGAGAGCGACACCGAGTCAGCGCTCGCGATCCACCGGATCTCCGCCTTCGTGCTGCCGCAGGGTCTGATCACCGTGCGGTTGTCGTCGGACTTCGACATCGACGCGGTCTCGGCGCGCTTCGACGAACTCGGCGGTCAGGAGTTCGGCGTCGGCGCGCTCGTGCACGCCCTGCTCGACACCGTGGTCGACAGCCACTTCACCGCCGTGCAGTACCTCGACGACGCCATCGAGGAGATCGAAGACGCGTTGTTCTCCGACTCGATGCCGCGAGGAGGGTTGCAGCGCACCACTTTCCAATTGCGCAAGGACCTCGTGCACCTGCGGCGGGTGGTGCTGCCGATGCGGGAGGTCGTCAACTCGATCCAGCACCGCCGCCTGGACGCGAGGATGTCGCCCGAGCTCGACCCGCGGTACGCCGACCTCTACGACCACGTGCTGCGCGCGTCGGAGTGGACCGAATCGCTGCGCGACATGATCACGACCGTCTTCGAGACGAACCTGTCGCTGCAGGACGCGCGCCTCAACATGGTGATGAAGAAGCTAACCGGCTGGGCCGCGATCATCGCGGTGCCGACCGCGATCACCGGTTTCTACGGGCAGAACGTCATGTACCCGGGCATCGAGACGGTCGGGGGGTTCCTCACGAGTTCGGCGGTCATCGTGCTGCTCGTCGCGATCCTCTACGTGATGTTCAAACGCCGCGACTGGCTCTGA
- a CDS encoding MarR family winged helix-turn-helix transcriptional regulator — translation MHITVPPTRYDHLDELLTRIHILRQRPEWRRQLLADIAPVATVSTLRALRAVEQCEKGGRGASIGDVAEYMAVEHSTASRTVATVVAAGLLNKTLAPDDQRRCVLMLTDAGRDALAAVTDRRREIVADVVSDWPDTDVDALVGLLDRLVLDFERGVRA, via the coding sequence ATGCATATAACCGTGCCGCCCACCCGCTACGACCATCTCGACGAGCTGCTCACCCGGATCCACATCCTCCGGCAGCGGCCCGAATGGCGGCGGCAACTACTCGCGGACATCGCGCCGGTGGCGACGGTGTCGACGCTGCGGGCGCTGCGCGCGGTCGAGCAGTGTGAGAAGGGCGGGCGCGGGGCATCCATCGGCGATGTCGCCGAGTACATGGCCGTCGAGCATTCGACGGCCAGCCGGACCGTCGCGACCGTCGTCGCCGCCGGGCTGTTGAACAAGACCCTCGCCCCCGACGATCAGCGCCGCTGCGTGCTGATGCTGACCGACGCCGGGCGCGATGCGCTGGCCGCGGTGACCGACCGCCGCCGCGAGATCGTCGCCGACGTGGTGTCCGACTGGCCCGACACCGACGTCGACGCACTCGTCGGCCTGCTCGACCGGCTCGTGCTCGACTTCGAGCGCGGGGTGCGCGCATGA
- a CDS encoding TetR/AcrR family transcriptional regulator has product MPRAKQRTPELRDRLLEVAVATLNDEGVARLTTRRVAERAGTSVPAVYELFDDKAGLVRAIFFEGFRRLGRDLASAPVTDDPVADVEALVPVFRRFCLDSPRLAQVMFSRPFADFDPGPEELAAGEAVRDIFLDRIQRCLDEGALAGDAVDIAHVLLAMAKGLAVQEAGCWLGTTARSVERRWRLGVRALLTGFS; this is encoded by the coding sequence ATGCCGAGAGCCAAGCAGCGCACCCCCGAACTGCGGGACCGGCTGCTGGAGGTCGCGGTCGCGACGCTCAACGACGAGGGCGTCGCACGCCTGACCACCCGCCGCGTCGCCGAGCGGGCGGGCACATCGGTGCCCGCGGTCTACGAGCTGTTCGACGACAAGGCCGGGCTCGTGCGGGCGATCTTCTTCGAGGGCTTCCGGCGGCTGGGCCGCGACCTGGCGTCCGCGCCGGTGACCGACGACCCGGTCGCCGACGTCGAGGCGCTCGTCCCGGTGTTCCGTCGCTTCTGCCTGGACTCGCCACGGCTGGCGCAGGTGATGTTCTCCCGGCCGTTCGCCGACTTCGATCCGGGCCCTGAGGAATTGGCCGCCGGCGAGGCGGTGCGCGACATCTTCCTCGACCGCATCCAGCGCTGTCTCGACGAGGGCGCGCTGGCCGGCGATGCGGTGGACATCGCACACGTGCTGCTCGCAATGGCCAAGGGCCTCGCCGTGCAGGAGGCCGGCTGCTGGCTGGGCACGACGGCCCGCTCGGTCGAGCGACGGTGGCGCCTCGGCGTGCGCGCGCTGCTGACGGGATTCTCGTGA
- a CDS encoding MFS transporter, whose protein sequence is MTAQTTAAPQARGALGLMFDPVFGALFWGKMFSVVAVWTHGIIAAIVMYEATGSALMVGLVGVVQFGPQLILSPVSGKWADTGNPARQILLGRVLCMVGSGSIAVWLAITEAQAALAVLLGTLLVGVGFVVGGPAMQSIVPNLIRTGELSTAMALNSIPMTVGRMIGPVIGAYLAAHLGYAEGFAASAGLHLIFAIFLLVVRFPAPPVRREGADYRVRAALKYVWRDKPLFLALLAVTTVGFAADSSITLTPSMADALGGDTRLVGALSAVFGVGAALGMAVLALLRGRIAAGWVSSVGLWLLCAGCAVLAFGTVTPVAVAGFWLAGLGFGWAMTGLSTVVQERAPEELRGRIMALWLVGFLGSRPIAAAVLGGAADAVNVFVAFGIAAASVVGIAVMCRPSTLTGGLPTSRD, encoded by the coding sequence ATGACCGCGCAGACGACTGCCGCGCCGCAGGCGCGCGGTGCCCTCGGGCTGATGTTCGACCCGGTCTTCGGGGCGTTGTTCTGGGGCAAGATGTTCTCGGTCGTCGCCGTGTGGACGCACGGCATCATCGCGGCGATCGTCATGTACGAGGCGACGGGTTCGGCGCTGATGGTCGGCCTGGTCGGCGTCGTGCAGTTCGGACCGCAGTTGATCCTCAGCCCGGTCAGCGGCAAGTGGGCCGACACCGGCAACCCGGCGCGGCAGATCCTGCTCGGCCGGGTGCTGTGCATGGTGGGGTCCGGGTCGATCGCGGTGTGGTTGGCGATCACCGAGGCGCAGGCCGCGCTGGCGGTGCTGCTCGGCACGCTGCTGGTCGGGGTCGGATTCGTGGTGGGCGGCCCGGCGATGCAGTCGATCGTGCCGAACCTCATCCGCACCGGCGAGCTGTCGACGGCCATGGCGCTCAACAGCATTCCGATGACGGTCGGCCGGATGATCGGCCCGGTCATCGGCGCCTACCTGGCCGCACACCTCGGCTACGCCGAAGGGTTCGCGGCCAGCGCGGGCCTGCACCTGATCTTCGCGATCTTCCTGCTGGTGGTCCGCTTCCCCGCTCCCCCGGTGCGGCGCGAAGGGGCGGACTACCGGGTGCGCGCGGCGCTGAAGTACGTGTGGCGCGACAAGCCGTTGTTCCTGGCGCTGCTGGCGGTGACGACGGTCGGGTTCGCCGCGGACTCGTCGATCACGCTGACGCCGTCGATGGCCGACGCGCTGGGCGGGGACACCCGACTCGTCGGTGCGCTGTCTGCGGTGTTCGGGGTCGGTGCGGCGCTCGGCATGGCGGTGCTGGCGCTGTTGCGCGGGCGGATCGCGGCCGGCTGGGTGTCGTCGGTCGGGTTGTGGCTGTTGTGCGCCGGATGCGCTGTCCTGGCGTTCGGGACGGTGACGCCGGTCGCGGTGGCCGGGTTCTGGCTCGCCGGTCTCGGCTTCGGCTGGGCGATGACGGGCCTGAGCACGGTGGTGCAGGAGCGGGCGCCCGAGGAGCTGCGGGGCCGGATCATGGCGCTGTGGCTGGTCGGGTTCCTGGGGTCGCGGCCCATCGCGGCGGCCGTACTCGGCGGCGCGGCCGACGCGGTGAACGTGTTCGTGGCGTTCGGCATCGCGGCGGCGTCGGTGGTGGGCATCGCGGTGATGTGCCGGCCGTCGACGCTGACCGGCGGCCTGCCCACTTCGCGAGACTGA
- the usfY gene encoding protein UsfY — protein sequence MKGAHHDPVDHARTYQPRAGESMIDTLWFPGLLLIALGVIGLAAIVASAAYGEGHLVLPLALVTGAIVTAGGGLIALEHRRVLRIERLWQSEHPDTRHHHPV from the coding sequence ATGAAGGGCGCGCATCACGATCCCGTCGACCACGCACGGACCTATCAGCCGAGGGCGGGCGAGTCCATGATCGACACCCTCTGGTTTCCCGGACTGCTGTTGATCGCGCTCGGCGTCATCGGGCTGGCGGCCATCGTGGCGTCCGCGGCGTACGGCGAAGGCCACCTGGTCCTGCCACTGGCGCTCGTCACCGGTGCCATCGTCACCGCCGGAGGCGGCCTGATCGCACTGGAGCACCGGCGGGTGCTGCGCATCGAACGCCTCTGGCAGAGCGAGCATCCGGACACCAGACACCATCACCCCGTCTAG
- a CDS encoding HD domain-containing protein, with product MTNSWDLPDTEVCSAALDLVLDVSTECIANHTVRSYLFARELAAAKGLRDGRDYDDELVYLTCVLHDLGVTDHGDGDQRFEVDGADAAVRFLREHGVDDGRARTVWEGIALHTSVGLADRFGTEQAVSFSGISLDINGFDRQLLSPGFVERVLEAWPRHDLGYAITDLIARGTAANPLKAPPFTFPAHLHELVNGSSLTFLDVVKNSGWGDRPVEQ from the coding sequence ATGACGAACTCGTGGGATCTGCCGGATACCGAAGTCTGCTCCGCCGCATTGGATCTGGTGCTCGACGTGTCGACGGAGTGCATCGCCAACCACACCGTCCGCAGCTATCTCTTCGCGCGGGAACTCGCCGCCGCGAAGGGTCTGCGCGACGGCAGAGACTATGACGACGAGCTCGTCTACCTCACCTGCGTCCTGCACGACCTCGGCGTCACCGACCACGGCGACGGGGATCAGCGGTTCGAGGTCGACGGCGCCGACGCCGCGGTGCGGTTCCTGCGCGAGCACGGGGTCGACGACGGGCGGGCCCGCACGGTGTGGGAGGGCATCGCACTGCACACCAGCGTCGGCCTGGCCGACCGGTTCGGCACCGAGCAGGCCGTGTCGTTCTCCGGAATCTCGCTCGACATCAACGGTTTCGACAGGCAGCTGCTCTCACCCGGTTTCGTCGAACGGGTGCTCGAGGCATGGCCGCGGCACGATCTCGGCTACGCGATCACCGACCTCATCGCGCGTGGCACGGCGGCCAACCCGTTGAAGGCGCCGCCGTTCACGTTCCCCGCCCATCTGCACGAGCTGGTCAACGGCAGCTCGCTCACGTTCCTGGACGTGGTGAAGAACTCCGGCTGGGGAGACCGACCGGTCGAACAATGA
- a CDS encoding HD domain-containing protein, with product MRLTERFDEALAYASALHRSQTRKGSDIPYIGHLLSVAGLVIEGGGTETEAIAGLLHDAAEDQGGEQTLDEIRTKFGPEVADIVDECSDTMVTPKPPWRQRKEDYIAHVGKASDATILVSLADKLDNARAILRDLRRLGPPLWERFSTADPQDHLWYYKSLLEVYRGRSSSWLVDELARVIRELEQEIGPPVAATV from the coding sequence ATGCGATTGACCGAACGGTTCGACGAAGCGCTCGCCTATGCGTCCGCGCTGCACCGGAGCCAGACCCGCAAGGGCAGCGACATCCCGTACATCGGGCATCTGCTGTCGGTGGCGGGGCTGGTGATCGAGGGCGGCGGCACCGAGACCGAAGCGATCGCCGGGCTGTTGCACGATGCGGCCGAGGATCAGGGCGGGGAGCAGACGCTCGACGAGATCCGGACGAAGTTCGGGCCGGAGGTCGCCGACATCGTCGACGAGTGCAGCGACACGATGGTCACGCCGAAGCCGCCGTGGCGGCAGCGCAAAGAGGACTACATCGCGCACGTGGGCAAGGCGTCCGACGCCACGATTCTGGTGTCGCTGGCCGACAAGCTCGACAATGCGCGGGCGATCCTGCGGGATCTACGCCGGCTCGGGCCGCCGCTGTGGGAGCGGTTCAGCACCGCCGATCCGCAGGACCATCTCTGGTACTACAAGTCGCTGCTCGAGGTGTACCGCGGCCGCAGTTCGAGTTGGCTGGTCGACGAGCTGGCGCGGGTGATCCGGGAGCTGGAGCAGGAGATCGGGCCGCCGGTCGCGGCGACGGTGTAG
- a CDS encoding crotonase/enoyl-CoA hydratase family protein, with amino-acid sequence MSGTVTYDLTESVATIAMDDGKANVLSPTMQANLNEAFDRAEKDDSKAVVLAGNQKLFSGGFDLAVFASGDAQAALGMLTGGFELAVRCLTFPKPVIMAATGPAIAMGSFLLLSGDVRIGSPRSRCQANEVAIGMVLPISAIELMRMRLTPAAFQRGASMAATFAGDAAIAAGWLDEVVEQDAVLTRAQEVAAEAAATLNLGAHLASKLKVRDQALQAIRAGIDGLATEFGG; translated from the coding sequence ATGAGCGGCACCGTGACCTATGACCTGACCGAATCCGTCGCCACCATCGCGATGGACGACGGCAAAGCCAACGTCCTCTCCCCGACCATGCAGGCCAACCTCAACGAGGCCTTCGACCGCGCGGAGAAGGACGATTCAAAAGCCGTTGTCCTGGCGGGCAATCAGAAGCTGTTCAGCGGCGGCTTCGACCTGGCGGTGTTCGCCTCCGGTGACGCGCAGGCCGCCCTCGGCATGCTCACCGGCGGGTTCGAACTCGCCGTGCGCTGCCTGACCTTCCCGAAGCCGGTGATCATGGCCGCGACCGGGCCCGCCATCGCGATGGGCTCGTTCCTGCTGCTGTCCGGCGACGTCCGGATCGGCTCACCGCGCTCGCGCTGCCAGGCCAACGAGGTCGCGATCGGCATGGTGCTGCCGATCAGCGCGATCGAACTCATGCGGATGCGGTTGACCCCGGCGGCATTCCAGCGCGGCGCCTCGATGGCCGCGACGTTCGCCGGTGACGCCGCGATCGCCGCCGGGTGGCTCGACGAGGTGGTGGAGCAGGACGCGGTGCTCACCCGCGCCCAGGAGGTGGCGGCCGAGGCCGCGGCCACGCTGAACCTCGGCGCCCACCTCGCCTCCAAGCTCAAGGTCCGCGACCAGGCACTGCAGGCCATCCGCGCCGGAATCGACGGGCTGGCAACGGAGTTCGGCGGCTAG
- a CDS encoding NAD(P)/FAD-dependent oxidoreductase: MATSSGLIAVGSGPAGLSAAAAFRQRHPHLRVQILTADPAMPYAKPPLSKEFLCGGEHHVDLHTPDWFDKRRLELVRGITVDHIDVDAREVITRGGRSYPYWNLVLAPGAAPVPLDVPGAENALHLRSLADAVAIRMTALQARSAVVIGGGLIGCEAAACLAANGIATTMVAGEPVPLLRRFGLDAGERIAKLLSDSGVRFIGPTRVVAVREDGVTLDDGAALDGDLVVAATGVRPDARLAERAGIHTQGGRIVVNEHMHTSAPNVFAAGDVALAYNVTAGRPIPTEHWRDAADQGEIAGASAAGSPTAWAKVPGFHCEIGEARLKYRGWGVPYEHARLVDHRDGFTVWYEAGGEVVGVLSLNADDDYRMAAALVSSHCRLR, encoded by the coding sequence GTGGCAACGTCGTCAGGGCTGATCGCCGTCGGCAGCGGACCGGCGGGGCTCAGCGCAGCCGCGGCATTCCGCCAGCGCCATCCCCACCTGCGCGTGCAGATCCTCACCGCCGACCCGGCGATGCCCTATGCGAAGCCGCCGCTGAGCAAGGAGTTCCTCTGCGGCGGCGAACACCACGTCGACCTGCACACGCCGGACTGGTTCGACAAGCGCCGCCTCGAACTCGTCCGCGGCATCACCGTCGACCACATCGACGTCGACGCCCGCGAGGTGATCACCCGCGGCGGACGGTCCTATCCCTACTGGAACCTGGTCCTGGCACCCGGCGCCGCACCCGTCCCGCTCGACGTGCCGGGCGCGGAGAACGCACTGCACCTGCGGTCGCTCGCCGACGCCGTCGCCATCCGCATGACCGCCCTGCAGGCGCGTTCGGCGGTGGTGATCGGCGGCGGGTTGATCGGCTGCGAGGCGGCGGCGTGTCTGGCGGCCAACGGCATCGCCACGACGATGGTGGCAGGCGAACCGGTCCCGCTGCTGCGCCGGTTCGGCCTCGACGCCGGGGAGCGCATCGCGAAGCTGTTGTCGGACAGCGGGGTTCGGTTCATCGGACCGACGCGGGTGGTGGCGGTGCGGGAGGACGGGGTGACGCTGGACGACGGCGCCGCACTCGACGGCGACCTCGTCGTCGCCGCGACCGGGGTGCGCCCGGACGCCCGGTTGGCCGAACGAGCGGGGATCCACACCCAGGGCGGCCGAATCGTCGTCAACGAGCACATGCACACGTCGGCGCCCAATGTGTTCGCCGCGGGCGACGTCGCGCTGGCGTACAACGTGACCGCGGGCAGGCCGATCCCGACCGAACACTGGCGCGACGCGGCCGACCAGGGGGAGATCGCCGGTGCGTCCGCCGCCGGCTCGCCGACCGCGTGGGCGAAGGTGCCCGGCTTCCACTGCGAGATCGGCGAGGCCCGGCTCAAGTACCGCGGCTGGGGTGTGCCGTACGAGCACGCCCGGCTCGTCGACCACCGCGACGGGTTCACGGTCTGGTACGAGGCCGGCGGCGAGGTGGTCGGTGTGCTCAGCCTCAACGCCGACGACGACTACCGCATGGCCGCCGCTCTGGTCAGCAGCCACTGCCGCCTGCGGTAG
- a CDS encoding HD domain-containing phosphohydrolase, whose amino-acid sequence MTTAHNQVVTSRPQAAGLPTRAEVLAALSVAIDLGLGQPAEHMLRSALIATRLADRLGLTRAQRDCVYYATLIMWIGCHADSHEYARWFGDDIAVRRASYLVDWSGLPYQRFLLANIAHGEPLLQRLRTATALYADARGHITRLIHSHCASAAMLAERIGLDDDVRRAVGFTFERFDGGGLPDGASGDAIPIEMRVAQFADLLEVHHRGYGVEGAVAMARSRRGGQFDPAVVDAFFTDPDALLSTPVAVWTTALQQAPDRHTRLDASGLDALLVALGDFVDLKCPFTAGHSRAVAALAADAATALGLDGEAVALTRRAGHVHDIGRIGVSNQVWSKGSALSTAEFERVRLHPYLTERILRQVPGLAQVAAVASNHHERLDGTGYPRGLGARELTMPDRVLAAAVAFQAACEPRPYRAQMTAGDAARRVQRRVRDGGLDPAAAEAVLQAAGQPAGPGPRQGALTAREAEVLCLVAQGATNKEIAARLVISEKTARNHVERTYAKIGVSNRVAASLYALEHGLLGRPA is encoded by the coding sequence ATGACGACGGCGCACAATCAGGTCGTGACCAGTCGCCCGCAGGCCGCGGGACTCCCGACACGTGCGGAAGTCCTCGCGGCCCTGTCGGTGGCCATCGACCTCGGGCTCGGTCAGCCCGCCGAGCACATGCTCCGGTCGGCGTTGATCGCCACCCGGCTCGCCGACCGGTTGGGACTGACACGGGCCCAGCGCGACTGCGTGTACTACGCGACGCTGATCATGTGGATCGGCTGCCACGCCGACTCCCACGAGTACGCGCGGTGGTTCGGCGACGACATCGCGGTGCGCCGGGCGTCCTACCTCGTCGACTGGTCCGGGCTGCCCTATCAGCGTTTCCTGCTGGCCAACATCGCCCACGGTGAACCGCTGCTGCAGCGGCTGCGGACCGCGACGGCACTGTATGCCGATGCGCGCGGCCACATCACACGGCTCATCCACTCCCACTGCGCGTCGGCGGCGATGCTCGCCGAGCGGATCGGTCTGGACGACGACGTCCGGCGCGCGGTGGGGTTCACCTTCGAGCGGTTCGACGGCGGCGGACTGCCCGACGGTGCGTCCGGCGACGCGATCCCGATCGAGATGCGGGTGGCGCAGTTCGCGGATCTGCTGGAGGTGCACCACCGCGGCTACGGCGTCGAGGGTGCGGTCGCGATGGCCCGCAGCCGGCGCGGCGGTCAGTTCGACCCGGCGGTGGTGGATGCGTTCTTCACCGACCCCGACGCGCTGCTGTCGACGCCGGTGGCCGTCTGGACGACGGCACTGCAGCAGGCACCGGACCGGCACACCCGGCTCGACGCGTCCGGGCTCGACGCCCTGTTGGTCGCGCTCGGCGACTTCGTCGACCTCAAATGTCCCTTCACGGCCGGACATTCACGGGCGGTCGCCGCACTGGCGGCCGACGCGGCGACCGCACTGGGTCTCGACGGCGAGGCGGTGGCGCTGACCCGCCGGGCCGGCCACGTCCACGACATCGGCCGCATCGGGGTGTCGAACCAGGTGTGGTCGAAGGGGTCGGCGCTGAGCACGGCGGAGTTCGAACGGGTGCGGCTGCATCCCTACCTGACCGAGCGGATCCTGCGCCAGGTGCCCGGGCTCGCGCAGGTGGCCGCCGTCGCCTCCAACCACCACGAGCGTCTCGACGGGACCGGATACCCGCGCGGGCTCGGTGCGCGGGAGCTGACGATGCCCGATCGCGTCCTCGCGGCGGCCGTCGCGTTCCAGGCGGCGTGCGAACCCCGGCCGTACCGCGCGCAGATGACGGCGGGTGATGCGGCCCGCCGCGTGCAGCGACGGGTGCGCGACGGTGGTCTGGACCCGGCCGCAGCCGAGGCGGTGCTGCAGGCTGCGGGCCAACCGGCCGGCCCGGGTCCGCGTCAGGGGGCGCTGACCGCCCGCGAGGCCGAGGTGCTGTGTCTGGTCGCGCAGGGGGCGACGAACAAGGAGATCGCGGCGCGGCTCGTGATCAGCGAGAAGACCGCGCGCAACCATGTGGAGCGCACGTACGCCAAGATCGGCGTGTCCAACCGGGTCGCGGCGAGCCTGTACGCCCTCGAGCACGGACTCCTCGGTCGCCCGGCCTAG